A single genomic interval of Amycolatopsis albispora harbors:
- a CDS encoding pyridoxamine 5'-phosphate oxidase family protein, translated as MSEPKGQYVTEFSEPGSEVVPWAEVEAVLRDAEMFWLSTVRRDGRPHVVPLPAMWLDGRLHFCTGAHEQKARNLEANPRCALTTGTNSYRSGLDVIVEGTAARIGDEATLTRLARMWADKLDWPFEVVDGQFSDPGNNDHRAPVYAVTPAKVLAFGKAPYRQIRYTF; from the coding sequence ATGAGCGAGCCGAAGGGCCAGTACGTCACGGAGTTCAGCGAACCGGGCAGCGAGGTGGTGCCGTGGGCGGAAGTCGAAGCGGTGCTGCGTGACGCCGAGATGTTCTGGTTGTCCACCGTCCGCCGCGACGGGCGCCCGCACGTGGTGCCGCTGCCCGCCATGTGGCTCGACGGCAGGCTGCACTTCTGCACCGGCGCGCACGAGCAGAAGGCCCGCAACCTCGAAGCGAACCCGCGTTGCGCGCTCACCACCGGCACGAACTCCTACCGCTCCGGCCTCGACGTGATCGTCGAAGGCACCGCGGCCCGGATCGGCGACGAGGCGACGCTGACCCGGCTCGCCCGGATGTGGGCCGACAAGCTCGACTGGCCGTTCGAGGTGGTCGACGGCCAGTTCAGCGACCCTGGCAACAACGACCACCGCGCGCCGGTCTACGCGGTGACTCCAGCCAAGGTGCTCGCCTTCGGCAAGGCGCCGTACCGCCAGATCCGGTACACGTTCTGA
- a CDS encoding helix-turn-helix domain-containing protein has translation MPRPPLDGLIDDLYYLAGAPPYARLTLPPAPSALLIVNLGAPFRIRTGTGTAEYADGCVITMPTRAYEFSYPPRTRSVGVHFKPWGPAPFLPMPAAELCDRPVTVEQVWGRPAVAELRDRLATAAGPHEMLTLLEDELVRRLSETTGLGLVRHTSSVIAATGGAVTIGDLGVAAGVSSTHLAQRFKQLIGITPKRLARTYRFTTTVFAIDPTGPVDWGELASRAGYFDQAHFGHEFRAFTGLTPTRYLEVRRRFQREHPGHTLDGWPLPAD, from the coding sequence GTGCCGCGACCGCCGCTGGACGGGCTGATCGACGACCTCTACTACCTGGCGGGCGCGCCGCCGTACGCCCGGCTGACGTTGCCGCCTGCGCCGTCGGCGTTGCTCATCGTCAATCTCGGCGCGCCGTTCCGCATCCGCACCGGAACCGGCACCGCGGAGTACGCCGACGGCTGCGTGATCACCATGCCCACCCGTGCGTACGAGTTCAGCTACCCGCCCCGGACCCGGTCCGTCGGCGTGCACTTCAAGCCGTGGGGACCGGCGCCGTTCCTGCCGATGCCCGCGGCCGAGCTGTGTGACCGCCCGGTGACGGTGGAGCAGGTTTGGGGCCGTCCCGCCGTTGCCGAGCTGCGGGACCGGCTGGCCACGGCGGCCGGACCGCACGAGATGCTGACGCTGCTCGAAGACGAGCTGGTGCGACGGCTGTCCGAGACCACCGGCCTCGGGCTGGTCCGCCACACGAGCAGCGTCATCGCGGCGACCGGCGGGGCGGTGACGATCGGCGACCTGGGCGTGGCGGCCGGTGTCAGCAGCACCCACCTGGCACAGCGGTTCAAGCAGCTGATCGGCATCACGCCGAAGCGGCTGGCCCGCACCTACCGTTTCACCACCACGGTGTTCGCGATCGACCCCACCGGTCCGGTCGACTGGGGCGAGCTCGCCAGTCGCGCGGGTTACTTCGACCAAGCCCACTTCGGCCACGAGTTCCGCGCGTTCACCGGGCTCACGCCGACCCGGTACCTCGAAGTCCGGCGGCGGTTCCAACGCGAACACCCCGGCCACACGCTGGACGGCTGGCCGCTGCCCGCCGATTGA
- a CDS encoding dihydrofolate reductase family protein, with translation MGKVVMYSSVSVDGFIADENDQPGPLFEWLVSGDVPLDGSGEVKVSRASYDYTRSYWDQIGATIAGRHVFDLTDGWDGKPPAGVDHVVVVTHRPAPEGWDPEAPFHFVDGVEAAVAKAQELAGDRIVEVAAGDVGGQALAAGLVDEVRMDVVPVVLGSGKRYFGPVDAQHLLEDPDVLQGDRVLHLRYRVRR, from the coding sequence GTGGGCAAGGTGGTCATGTACAGCTCGGTGTCGGTGGACGGTTTCATCGCGGACGAGAATGACCAGCCCGGACCGCTGTTCGAGTGGCTGGTCAGCGGTGACGTGCCGTTGGACGGGAGCGGCGAGGTGAAGGTGTCGCGGGCGTCCTACGACTACACGCGGTCGTACTGGGACCAGATCGGGGCGACCATCGCCGGGCGCCACGTCTTCGACCTGACGGACGGCTGGGACGGGAAGCCGCCCGCCGGGGTCGATCACGTGGTTGTCGTGACGCACCGGCCGGCACCCGAGGGCTGGGACCCCGAAGCGCCGTTCCACTTCGTCGACGGCGTCGAGGCAGCCGTGGCCAAGGCGCAGGAACTGGCCGGTGACCGCATCGTCGAGGTCGCCGCCGGCGACGTCGGTGGCCAGGCGCTGGCCGCGGGCCTGGTCGACGAGGTGCGCATGGACGTGGTGCCCGTGGTGCTCGGGTCCGGCAAGCGCTACTTCGGGCCGGTCGACGCGCAGCACCTGCTGGAGGACCCGGACGTGCTTCAGGGCGACCGGGTCCTCCACCTGCGTTACCGGGTGCGCCGCTGA
- a CDS encoding RHS repeat-associated core domain-containing protein produces MANPLIAEVQDSTTAISGVPILESIDETSKAIQSGDWAAGVLGAAGAALDALGMAMDPFGSILAAGVGWLMEHVGPLSDALDALTGNPDEIKAHSETWKNVGTELSSISADLAKMIEEDTASWIGPAGDAYRTRGADTATLISGAQSAAEGASSGIGTAGEVVGAVRSLVRDIIAELVGHLISWALQVLFTLGIGLAWVVPQVVAAVAKTAAKIADITKKLVDAIRKLSPLLKKLTDSFGEASQALKNIKGGKVDKPETVRSGGGDSNGGGGGNNGGGGGTTASSAKPDPTPPPSNTPPPPPTSKSPDPEPSPAPTPSPTPSPPPPTTRSPGGGGQPGGSRDRSVEADNRNCKSDPVDIATGSVVMTQADLTIAGSPDLVLERTHVSSYRDGRWFGPSWASTVDQRVEVGADRISYYSADGMILVYPLPAAGEPVLPAEGPRWPLHRTGDGFHLDDRTARRTLVFTTAPGQSAGVLPLTAVEYENAPRVTIEYAATGAPSVLRRADGHEVRFTSSRGRIVGMEAVGAGTVVPVVKFGYDNAGHLAQVINSSGRPMTFDYDPAGRLSGWQDRTGTWYRYVYDRSGRCVQTVGADGFYDGRFSYDTENRVTRYTDALGHHSEYRFNAAGQLVEETDPLGNTRRFTWDAYDRMLSRTDELGRITRYTYTDDGELAEITRPDGSVVRVSAAADGAVSLEADGSRREYAASEAPDLFTAPAGIAQPFRADGLSSPLDEAAVHPAVGGDPAERDLFGRPRVTRTASGAAVRLGWTVEGNRSVRTGPLGRHETWHFDAEGNAIEHRGAAGQVTRRSYGPFGLPVAEIDPSGGRTTYAYDGELRLTAVTNPAGRTWRYTYDPAGRLVAEEDFDGRRLSYAYDAAGQLVRMTNALGEVTEYRYDQLGNVVERRTATGTTTYAYDALGQLERATNQDSVLTIVRDEHGRVIAESVNGLGVSWDYDENAVHRRTPSGADSSWFFEGGLPVLLQTAGRELRFGYDTAGREIERRLDGVPVLHQSFDEQDQLAEQVLSAGGQVVKRRRYHYRADGQVVGIDDSATGTQRFRLDAAGRVTEASAPAGVERYAYDACGNLTSATTPWSDYTSDGQGRVVSRHTAGSVWRFSWDPLDRMTGLTAPDGTRWTYLYDPLGRRFAKQRWVAGDGGVPVMADEIRFVWSGPELVEQLTQRHDGSKAVLTWERNPLDGRAVAQAEYAWPAHETRFYPIVTNAIGTPTELLSDNGVAWEARTSVWGIAQPSVSAASTPLRFPGQYHDDESGLHYNVYRYYDPTAARYLSQDPLGLRPAPNPVAYVASPLLAADPLGLAGTGKCGGSSGAPNRDGTGNDAGHIDQPQPKPDGKPGDGKGIDLRNLSEEDYYKLSPQLKDLLNTDPNGAWFWSGGRHDKDGNWNSVMDTANDTARRNDGTTLEAKLDSNKITMPNWKDEGEFNKPIWDDASAAFARNAKGDVHAILVQPGKDGPIPENPTDGIARRTDNVFDMTEFPILRHNPNVDRIFVHDVVFDQNTKQFVPLGTNDLLWENPNRPKPKL; encoded by the coding sequence ATGGCCAATCCCCTGATCGCCGAGGTGCAGGACTCGACCACCGCGATTTCCGGCGTTCCGATCCTGGAGTCGATCGACGAGACCAGCAAGGCGATCCAGAGCGGTGACTGGGCAGCCGGGGTGCTCGGTGCCGCCGGCGCCGCGCTGGATGCGCTGGGCATGGCGATGGATCCGTTCGGGTCGATCCTGGCGGCCGGGGTTGGCTGGTTGATGGAGCATGTCGGGCCGTTGTCGGATGCGCTGGACGCGCTGACCGGGAACCCGGATGAGATCAAGGCGCATTCGGAGACGTGGAAGAACGTCGGCACCGAGCTGTCCTCGATCAGCGCCGACCTGGCGAAGATGATCGAGGAGGACACCGCGTCCTGGATCGGCCCGGCCGGGGATGCGTACCGGACGCGGGGTGCTGATACGGCGACGTTGATCAGTGGGGCGCAGTCGGCGGCCGAGGGTGCCTCCAGCGGCATCGGCACCGCGGGCGAGGTTGTCGGTGCGGTGCGGTCGCTGGTGCGCGACATCATCGCGGAGTTGGTCGGGCATCTGATCAGCTGGGCGTTGCAGGTGTTGTTCACCCTCGGGATCGGGTTGGCGTGGGTGGTGCCGCAGGTGGTCGCGGCGGTCGCCAAGACCGCGGCGAAGATCGCCGACATCACCAAGAAGCTGGTGGACGCGATCCGCAAGCTGTCGCCGTTGTTGAAGAAGCTGACCGACTCCTTCGGTGAGGCGTCCCAGGCGCTGAAGAACATCAAGGGCGGCAAGGTCGACAAGCCCGAAACCGTGCGCTCCGGCGGTGGGGACAGCAACGGCGGAGGCGGCGGCAACAACGGTGGTGGCGGGGGCACCACCGCCAGCAGTGCCAAGCCCGACCCCACACCGCCGCCGTCGAACACGCCGCCGCCACCACCGACGTCCAAATCGCCGGATCCGGAGCCGAGCCCGGCGCCCACCCCGTCGCCCACGCCCAGCCCGCCGCCCCCGACCACGAGGTCGCCGGGAGGCGGCGGGCAGCCGGGTGGTTCACGCGACCGGTCCGTCGAGGCCGACAACCGGAACTGCAAGTCCGACCCGGTGGACATCGCCACCGGCAGCGTGGTGATGACGCAGGCCGACCTGACCATCGCGGGCAGTCCGGACCTGGTGCTGGAGCGGACGCACGTGTCGTCCTACCGGGACGGCCGCTGGTTCGGCCCGTCGTGGGCCTCCACTGTGGACCAGCGCGTCGAGGTCGGCGCGGACCGGATCAGCTACTACTCCGCCGACGGCATGATCCTGGTCTACCCGCTGCCCGCCGCCGGTGAGCCGGTGCTCCCGGCCGAGGGGCCGCGCTGGCCGCTGCACCGCACCGGCGACGGCTTCCATCTCGACGACCGGACCGCCCGGCGGACCCTGGTGTTCACCACCGCGCCCGGCCAGAGCGCGGGTGTGCTGCCGCTGACCGCGGTCGAATACGAGAACGCGCCGCGGGTCACCATCGAGTACGCCGCGACCGGGGCGCCGAGCGTGCTCCGGCGTGCCGACGGGCACGAGGTGCGGTTCACCTCGTCGCGCGGGCGGATCGTCGGCATGGAAGCGGTGGGCGCCGGAACCGTTGTGCCGGTGGTGAAGTTCGGCTACGACAACGCCGGGCACCTGGCGCAGGTGATCAACTCCTCCGGCCGCCCGATGACCTTCGACTACGACCCGGCCGGGCGCCTGTCCGGCTGGCAGGACCGGACCGGCACCTGGTACCGGTACGTCTACGACCGGTCGGGCCGCTGCGTGCAGACCGTCGGCGCCGACGGCTTCTACGACGGCCGGTTCAGCTACGACACCGAAAACCGCGTCACCCGGTACACCGACGCGCTCGGCCACCACAGCGAGTACCGGTTCAACGCGGCCGGTCAGCTGGTCGAGGAGACCGACCCGCTCGGGAACACCCGCCGGTTCACCTGGGACGCCTACGACCGGATGCTCTCCCGTACCGACGAACTCGGCCGGATCACCCGCTACACCTACACCGACGACGGCGAACTCGCGGAGATCACCCGTCCCGACGGGTCCGTCGTCCGGGTTTCGGCCGCGGCGGACGGTGCCGTGTCACTCGAAGCCGACGGCTCCCGGCGCGAATACGCGGCGAGCGAAGCACCCGACCTGTTCACCGCGCCCGCGGGGATCGCCCAGCCGTTCCGCGCGGACGGACTGTCCAGCCCGCTCGACGAAGCAGCCGTGCACCCGGCCGTCGGCGGCGACCCCGCCGAACGCGACCTGTTCGGCCGCCCGCGGGTCACGCGGACCGCGTCCGGTGCGGCTGTCCGTCTCGGGTGGACGGTCGAGGGCAACCGCTCGGTCCGCACCGGCCCGCTCGGCCGCCACGAGACCTGGCACTTCGACGCCGAGGGCAACGCCATCGAGCACCGGGGTGCCGCCGGTCAGGTGACCCGGCGCAGTTACGGCCCGTTCGGCCTGCCCGTGGCGGAAATCGATCCGTCCGGTGGCCGCACGACCTACGCCTACGACGGTGAACTGCGGCTGACCGCGGTGACCAATCCGGCCGGGCGGACCTGGCGCTACACCTACGATCCGGCGGGCCGCCTGGTCGCCGAGGAGGACTTCGACGGCCGTCGCCTGAGCTACGCCTACGACGCCGCCGGGCAACTTGTCCGCATGACGAACGCGCTCGGCGAGGTCACCGAGTACCGCTACGACCAGCTCGGCAACGTCGTCGAGCGGCGCACGGCCACCGGCACCACCACGTACGCCTACGACGCGCTCGGCCAGCTGGAGCGCGCCACCAACCAGGACTCCGTGCTGACCATCGTCCGCGACGAACACGGGCGCGTGATCGCCGAATCGGTCAACGGGCTCGGGGTCAGCTGGGACTACGACGAGAACGCCGTGCACCGGCGTACGCCGAGCGGGGCCGACAGCAGCTGGTTCTTCGAGGGCGGCCTGCCCGTGCTGCTGCAAACCGCCGGGCGCGAGCTGCGGTTCGGCTACGACACGGCCGGCCGGGAAATCGAACGCCGTCTCGACGGGGTGCCGGTGCTGCACCAGTCGTTCGACGAGCAGGACCAGCTGGCCGAGCAGGTGCTCTCCGCCGGTGGCCAGGTGGTCAAGCGGCGCCGGTACCACTACCGGGCCGACGGGCAGGTCGTCGGCATCGACGACTCCGCGACCGGCACGCAGCGCTTCCGGCTCGACGCAGCGGGCCGCGTCACCGAGGCGTCGGCACCAGCCGGGGTCGAGCGGTACGCCTACGACGCCTGCGGGAACCTCACGAGCGCCACCACTCCGTGGTCCGACTACACCAGCGACGGTCAGGGCCGCGTGGTCTCCCGCCACACCGCCGGGTCCGTCTGGCGGTTCTCCTGGGACCCGCTCGACCGGATGACCGGCCTGACCGCACCGGACGGCACCCGCTGGACCTATCTGTACGACCCGCTCGGCAGGCGGTTCGCCAAGCAGCGATGGGTCGCCGGGGACGGCGGGGTGCCGGTGATGGCGGACGAGATCCGGTTCGTCTGGAGCGGACCCGAGCTGGTCGAGCAGCTGACCCAGCGCCACGACGGGTCGAAGGCGGTGCTCACCTGGGAACGCAACCCGCTCGACGGGCGCGCGGTGGCCCAGGCCGAATACGCCTGGCCCGCGCACGAAACGCGGTTCTACCCCATCGTCACCAACGCCATCGGCACGCCGACGGAACTGCTCAGCGACAACGGGGTCGCCTGGGAAGCACGCACGAGCGTGTGGGGCATCGCGCAGCCGTCGGTTTCGGCGGCCTCGACACCGCTGCGGTTCCCCGGCCAGTACCACGACGACGAAAGCGGCCTGCACTACAACGTCTACCGCTACTACGACCCGACCGCGGCCCGATACCTCAGCCAGGACCCGCTCGGCCTGCGGCCCGCGCCGAATCCGGTGGCCTACGTCGCGAGCCCGCTGCTCGCCGCCGACCCGCTCGGCCTCGCGGGCACGGGCAAGTGCGGTGGTTCGAGCGGCGCGCCCAACCGCGACGGCACGGGCAACGACGCCGGGCACATCGACCAGCCGCAGCCCAAACCGGACGGCAAGCCGGGCGACGGCAAGGGCATCGACCTGCGCAACCTCAGCGAGGAGGACTACTACAAGCTGAGCCCGCAGCTGAAGGACCTGCTGAACACCGATCCGAACGGGGCCTGGTTCTGGTCCGGCGGCCGCCACGACAAAGACGGCAACTGGAACTCGGTGATGGACACGGCGAACGACACCGCGCGCCGCAACGACGGCACCACGCTCGAAGCGAAGCTGGACAGCAACAAGATCACCATGCCGAACTGGAAGGACGAGGGCGAGTTCAACAAGCCGATCTGGGACGACGCCTCGGCGGCCTTCGCGCGCAACGCCAAGGGTGACGTGCACGCCATCCTGGTACAGCCGGGCAAGGACGGGCCGATCCCGGAGAACCCGACCGACGGCATCGCGCGGCGCACGGACAACGTCTTCGACATGACAGAGTTCCCGATCCTGCGTCACAACCCGAACGTGGATCGGATCTTCGTGCACGACGTGGTGTTCGACCAGAACACCAAACAGTTCGTCCCGCTGGGCACGAACGACCTGCTCTGGGAGAACCCGAACCGGCCGAAGCCGAAGCTGTAG